The genomic window CTTTTGAACATAATACATACATAAAACAGTTTGAAGAGAATGCAATGAACACTTTCTAGCACAGGTCATAAGGATCTCTTATGAAGTAAGGGGTCGCGGATGATTTGAGGCTCGAAATCAGGTTTCAAATACCGAGCAAGTGTTTCCGCATACATCTCGTATCGTGCAGTCATTCTGAAACACCACTTATCTTTAAACTGCCTACACAAGTTAAGATCCATGTCTGATATTAACAAGCCATCCCTATTACGTGACAAAGACGGCGTGCATGATGCATCTGGTGCTGAAATATAACTTGATCCATAAAAAGGCCCCAAATCTGAATGTGCTGGTTTGCCATCACCAGAAGTAAACGAACTGGAAAAAGTCTCGGTTCCAACACGGTTTATTGAAGCAACATAGTAACTATTTGCTATTGCAGCGTATCGTGCCTGAAAAACATAATGGTAACACCTTTATTTATACAATTAATAAATCTAAGCACACAAGAAACAATTTAGATGATCAAAACTACTAACCTCTATTGGCCACATTGGTTCTGTGAAATCACCAACAGTGGCACAAGGGTTGAAAACAATTTCCGCGCCATTCAAGCCAAAAGTTAAACAATTTAAAGGAACGTGTCTACCATAACATATATTAATGGCAATTTTTCCGAATGCTGTTTCGAATACAGGGTGACCTGTATTTCCTTCCATATAATATGTGCTCTCGTTGAAGTCTCCAACTCTTGTTACATGGTTCTGCGATAAATGTTGTGCGTTTATTAGATTGCTGAAAGACGTGTTATTCCATTAGAGCAGAAGTAGAAAAATTGGAAAGTTTACCTTTCTGTGTATTCCAATTATATTGCCATGATTCCCAATTACAACCGCGGTGTTCCAAATAACCTCTCCATGGTTCATTTCCCTCTCAAGAATCGGGCTTATAATCACCATGTTATACTTCAATGCAAAGCTTTGTAAAAATTTAGTTGATTCCCCGTCGATAGATTCTGCAAATTCACACCACTTCTTCTCTCGAGTACAAAAGCCGTATGGCATCATCCAGAATTCCTACAATTGaattatataaaaacaaacacCAAAGATTTTCTGAGAAATATATAATGCATACAATGCAACTTACTTGTAAGCATAATATATTGACCCCTGATGAACCGGCAGCATCAATAATTGGCTTTAGTTTCGCAAAGATGGCGTTTTTTTGGTCCACAAAGTGAGCCGTTGTTGGGAGGGCAATAGAGTTTTGAATCAAACC from Trifolium pratense cultivar HEN17-A07 linkage group LG1, ARS_RC_1.1, whole genome shotgun sequence includes these protein-coding regions:
- the LOC123902617 gene encoding beta-ureidopropionase-like, giving the protein MEKSQNGELNEDASICGYDSLHHLLKENLKPHHFKEVNRLLTGLNCGKGLETITLPESATTLSIEHDFDLQAFCFHAEKEVLREPRVVRVGLIQNSIALPTTAHFVDQKNAIFAKLKPIIDAAGSSGVNILCLQEFWMMPYGFCTREKKWCEFAESIDGESTKFLQSFALKYNMVIISPILEREMNHGEVIWNTAVVIGNHGNIIGIHRKNHVTRVGDFNESTYYMEGNTGHPVFETAFGKIAINICYGRHVPLNCLTFGLNGAEIVFNPCATVGDFTEPMWPIEARYAAIANSYYVASINRVGTETFSSSFTSGDGKPAHSDLGPFYGSSYISAPDASCTPSLSRNRDGLLISDMDLNLCRQFKDKWCFRMTARYEMYAETLARYLKPDFEPQIIRDPLLHKRSL